The Ketobacter alkanivorans genome includes the window AAGTCATCGATCTGAATCGGCAACCTGCCCGTTATATGCTGGGTTACGCCGAAGACTTCACGCAAAGTACGGAAGGGTTTAACGCGGTGGCCATTGATCCAACCCGCGGCGCTTTGTTGAATATGCTGCTGGATGCGCCAGATTTTGTTGATCGGGTGGAACAGGGTGGCTTTATCGGTTATGTCATTTTGATCATCGGTGCCATCGGTGTGATCCTGGCGCTGGAACGCATTATGTTTTTGATCATCACAACCCGTAAGGTGGCCGATCAGATGCGCCTGAAAGAGGTGCGCCGGGATAACCCGCTGGGCCGCGTTGTGCTGACCTATGAACAGAACAAATCCCTGCCGTTGGAATCACTGGAACTGAAATTGGGAGAGGCCATTTTGCGGGAACGCGGCCCTCTCGAAAAACACCTTACTTTGATAAAAATCGTATCCGTGATCGCGCCGTTGCTGGGCTTGTTGGGTACCGTCACCGGTATGATCAACACCTTTCAAACCATTACACTGTTCGGAACCGGTGATCCAAAATTAATGGCCGGAGGCATTTCACAAGCGTTGGTCACCACGGTACTGGGCTTATCGGTTGCTATTCCTGTGGTGTTTTTCCACACCTTGGCCAGCACCCGCAGCAAGGCCATCATCTCGGTATTAGAAGAACAGAGTACCGGTTTGGTAGCAGAACGGGCGGAGCAGGAGCACACATAATGTGGGCGGTGCTGGAAGCCTTTGCCATTGTGCGGGATTTCCACTTTGCCGGTGGTATTGTGCTGTGGACCATCGGCATCAATACCCTGCTGATGTGGACGATGATCTGTGAGCGAGTTCTGTATTATCGCTTTGCCCTGCCCAAAGATGTCAATCGAGTTACTCACGCGTGGTTTTCCCGCGATGATCGCAGCTCTTGGTATGCACAGCAAATTCGTCAGCGTCTGGTGGCCGACATCAGTATTCACGCGCATTTTTCCTTGCCCGTTATCAAAACCCTGATCACCCTGTGCCCATTGTTTGGTTTGCTGGGCACGGTAACCGGTATGATCGAAATTTTTGATGTTATGAATGCCTTTGGCATGAACAACACGCGCTCCATGGCATCGGGTATTTCCAAGGCTACCTTACCCACCATGGCAGGCATGGGATCTGCCATTTTTGGTTTGATGGCATACCGAACCTTGTTGCGTTATTACGAAAAGCAAGTGCAGGCCATTGCTGATCAACTTTCCCTGTCCACTCGAGGAATCACCTCATGAGACGGCCGTTTTATCGCGTTACTGAAGATGAAGATACCGGCATCGATATGACCCCTATGCTGGATATTGTATTTATCCTACTGATATTTTTTGTGGTGACTGCCTCCTTTGTTAAGGAAACCGGTATTGATGTAAACCGCCCACAAGCCAAGACTGCCATCACCAAGGAGACCGCCAACATAAAAATCGCCATCGATGCTAATGACGTGATCTGGATTGATCGCCGCCAAATCGATGATCGCAGTGTAAAACCAATGCTGGAAAGAATGCATATTGAAAACCCCCAAGGGGCGCTTATTGTGCAGGCTGATCGCAAGTCTACTAATGATAAGTTGGTGCGGGTTATGGACGCTGCACGGCAGGCAGGTATTAATTCTATTTCCATTGCAGCAGTGGATCAGTAATGATCGTCAGACGCTACATAATTGCGTTTTTTATAGCGTTTGGCGTGGTAACGTTTCTGTTCGCGCTGATGATCACGTTAATTAAAACCAGTGAAGTACCCGTAAGCAGTAACGGTGCGCTGAACATGGTGGATTTTATTCGCTCCAAAAAAGATCGCGATTTGGAACTGGAGCAAGCAAAACCGGAGCCGCCACCACAGCCTGCTAAGCCACCTCCACCGGCTGAATTGCAAATGGAATCCGTAAGCAATATAGCGGGGGAATCTTTTACGATTTCTGAGCAACCGGTTACGGACAGTTTTTCAGTTGAGCCTGGGTTTTCGATGGGTGAGGGTGATGGAGAATACTTACCCATTTATCGAGTGCCACCGCAATACCCGCGCAAGGCTTTATTTGATCGGGTAGAAGGCTGGGTGGTTGTGGAATTTACTATTGGTACCCAGGGGGAAGTTAAAAATCCAAGAGTGGTCAAATCCGAACCCAGGGGTATTTTTGACCAGGCTGCTCTTGATGCCGTAAAGCGGTTTCGCTTTAAAGCCCGCACCATCGGAGGCACGCCCGTGGAAGTATCTGGCATTCAAAACCGCATTCGATTCAAGTTGAAAAAATGATGACTTGGCGCAGGTTATTCAACTCATTGCTGTTGTCTGTTGCGTGTAGCATCGGCGGCGTTGCGATGGCTGAAAACACGCCCACTCTCACCGCGTTGGTCTATAAAAAACTGGTTGAATCTCAACAAGCACTTCGTGATAAAAAACTGGATAGCTCGATGGCGATTCTTCAGGGCATTGCCAACAACGTAGAGAATACACCCTACGATAACGCCATGATCTGGCACATGCTAGGTTACATCCATTATGAGCAGGGCGACCTTAAATCTGCCGCCGAAGCGTTTGAGCGTGTGTTTGAGTTTGATGTTCCGCAAAGCCTGAGTCAAAGCAATCATAAGATTCTGGCGCAAACCTATATGGCGATGGATCGGTATAAAGAGGCATTGCCTCATTTACGCAACTGGTTAGAGCATGCCGACCGTGATCAAGAAGAAGTGCATGTGCTGATCGCCCATTGCCTGTATGAAATCAAGCAGTTCAAATCCGCTGTTTCTCACTTGCAAACGGCCATTGATAGCTACCGCGTCATGGGCAAAGCACCTCTAGAGCCTTGGCTCAACCTGTTGCAAGCCAGCTTGGCGCAAATGGATGATGTCAAACACCGTATTGATACCATTAAGTTGCTGTTGGCCTGGTATCCTAAACCCGAATACTGGTTGGCATTAGCCAGCAGCTACGCCCAGCTCGAAAAAATGGATAACTACCTGGCCATTCTGGCTCTGGCTCAGCGCAAGGAATTACTCACCAGCGAATCCCAGTATGTGTCATTAGCCAGTGTTTACTTTGCCCAGGGGGCCCCGCAAAAGGCCACCGAGATGCTCGAAGAGGGCATGCACAAACAATTGGTGCAACGCAATGTGCGCAATTTGCGCTTTCTGGCCTCTGCCTACAGTATGGCCCGTGAATTTCAGGCTGCGCTGATTCCATTGCGGCAGGCAGCCGCCCTCTCCGAAGACGGCGAACTGGACATTATGCTCGGTAATGCCTTGTATCAACTGGGCCGCTGGCAGGAAGCAAGCGCCGCGTTAGCCAAAGGCCTGGAGAAGGGCGAGGTGAAGCACACCACCACAGCGTGGCTGTTACTGGGTCAGAGCCTGCTGAATTTGAAACAATACGACGATGCTATTGCAGCATTTGAACAGGCCGCACTGGATGAACAGCGAGCCGATCAGGCTCAACAGTGGTTGAAATACGTGCGCTATGAGAAAGAGCGACAGGAAAAATTGAAGTTGGAGGCAAGCTGATCATGAAAGCCATTGTTATCGGAGCAGACAAATCACTGAGCTGGCAGCAGCTGGATTCAGAACCCGCGCCAGGCCCAAGCCAGGTAGCCATCAAAGTGCACGCCACGGCGGTTAATCGAGCCGATCTGATGCAACGGGCCGGTTTGTATCCACCACCACCGGGAGCCAGCGCTGTATTAGGGCTGGAATGCGCCGGTGAAATCAGCGCCGTGGGCGATGCCGTAACTCAATGGCAGGTGGGCGATCGGGTTTGCGCTCTGCTGGCCGGGGGCGGCTATGCAGAAACTGTGGTCTGTCACGCTGATCATGTATTGCCCATTCCTGCTGGATTCAGCTTTAGCGATGCTGCTGCACTGCCTGAAGTATTCGCCACCGCCTGGCTCAACCTGTTTATGCTAGCAGAGCTAAAACCAGGCCAAAAAGCGCTGCTGCACGCAGGCGCCAGTGGTGTCGGTACTGCTGCCATTCAATTGTGCAAAGCCATGGGCAACCCGGTATTCGTCACAGTAGGAGATCAAACCAAGCTCGATACCTGCCTGCAACTGGGTGCCGATGGCGGCCATGTACGCAGCGATGGTGAATTTGAAAATGCAGTCAAGACCTGGGCGGGCAAGTCCGGTGTCTCGGCAATACTTGATCCAGTTGGCGGCAACTATCTTGAGCAAAACGTAAGATGCCTGGATACCGATGGCAGTTTGGTGATCATAGGCCTGATGGGGGGCCGCAGCGCACCGCTGGATATTGGCCGTTTGCTGGTGAAACGGATTCGCGTGGTGGGGTCGACCCTGCGCAGCCGAGACGACTCCAGCAAAGCAGAGATCATTACCCAGCTGAAACAGCGGATTTGGCCACTGTTTGACTCGGGCGCAATCAAACCTATAATCCACAGCCGCTTCCCCATAGAGGAAGCCGACGCTGCCTTCGCATTGGTGGCCAGTAACCAGACCATCGGGAAGGTGATTCTGGAACTGCCACGGTAGCCAACGTAATCGTTACCTGCATTATTCAGGTATCATTGGTAGTATTAATGAAACGATCAGCAGATGGGAGCAGATCACGTGGAAGCACAAGCGCTGAATGAGCCGGAATCGGTCATTGAAATTGAGGACTTGAGCCTGTTTTCCGATCAGGGTGATCTGTTTAATGCGGCCGATACCAAAACATTTAACACTGTGCGCCTCAATCAAACCATCGCCAACTCCGCCCATCGTGCCCTGCAAGTCTGCAACGCCCAAGCGCAGTTGATGCTGGCCAAATACCAATCCGACAACGTGGATGAAATGAAAATCGCCCGGCTCAAAGCGGAGCACATCGCCTATGATCTGGGGGATTCTGAATACGATCCCGACGCTGATCGCGATAACCCCTTCGATGAATCCATTTTGGCTAACGCCTGGCAGGATGGTTACGAAAGCGCCCGCAGTGCCAAACGCTTCCGGCCCATGTTGCAAATTGAGCAAAAGTTTTGGGAGGAAGGGGTGAACACCGAAGACGCCCGCTCCCAATATGAACTCTGCGCTTTACAGCTCTATCGTATTGCATCCCGTCTGGAGGAAGGCGATCAGGCTGAGCGCGCCAAACGATTAGCCATGGAAATGTGTCGCTACAACGAAGGCGAAATGCCTTCTAACAATCGGCAGGCTGAGATCGATCTTTTTATGGCGAAACAAACCGAGCGCATTGCTAAAACCATCGATTTTTAACACCTGCATCGTTACTACTGATTACGTAGTTAACTACTACTCAAACCGTAGTTGGTTACTACGGTTTTGGGATTAGAACCTTAATCCCTGCCCCCCTATCATGCCTCCATCAAAGCGAATCACCAGTATCGACTCTTGATGACACTTCCTACGCTTTATTCTTTCATGGAGGCAAAACATGAAATTTGTTCATTTCAACTTCATTAAATGCATAACCGGCGCGATGCTTTGCGCATCCATCGGCTTGACTACTAATAGCCATGCCCTTGCTCCGGTCAATACAGATCCCACCACACCACCCGACTTGGGGCTACCGGCAGCACCCACCCTTTCCGTATCACGCAGTTCTATATCGCTGAGCTTGAGCATGAAGGACAGCTCAAACGAAGAAGACGGTTACTTTATCCAGATGCGCAACTCCAGTAATCAATGGGTCACCGTTCGCAGTAGCGGACCTTTGCACTCATACCAGTCCATCTCTGATACCCGTTGGGGGCTGAAACCGGATACTCGCTATTGCTTCCGTGGCGCTGCGTTTAACGCAATGGGCAATAGCTATTCAAAAATCAAATGCGCCTATACCTATGATGGTAATGAAAATTCGGTATGGCGAGTGCAGCTGGCGGTTGAAACCGGTGCCGGTGTGCATAGCGGTACCAACGACCAGGTGTGGGTGCGCATGAATTCCTCGTCTGTGAACGAATATCCACACGGCAATCTCACAGTGGTGGATTATCCATTTTCGGATTTTAGCCGTGTTACGACGCATACCGTTGATCTTAACCTGACCGGCCTGTCACAAATGAGTGACATCAATACTCTATCCCTTTACAAACAAGGCACTGACGACTGGTGTATCAAATCCGTTAAGCTGCTGGTGAACGGTATTGAGGTGTTTGTGAAAGATTACTCCAGCGCCAGTTCAGACTGCCAGATAATGCCGAGTTTATTTCCCGGTTTTGATATGTTGAGTTTTGACCGCTCAACGCTGCGTACTGCCAACGCATGGCATAGCTATGACGAGGATATTGCTCTGAGTCTGTTGGGTACCTTCGGCATTAGAAATACTGAGCTGGTATCCCGCCTGTCTGGCATGATCGGCCATAAAATGTATTTCAATGAACTTAGCTGGCGCGACGGTTATTATGATACCCCCATCTCTATTACCCCTGTCTGCAACAGCGCTAATCAATGTGATCGCCTGAATGTGGATCTGAACCTGTTAGCCGATGTCAGTATTCTGGATTTAGGCAATCTACACCCTAACGTAGACATCAATTTTGATTTGCTGGTGGAATGCGGTACCAACGAGTTAATCATCAGCACGGAAAACTTCTCTGTATCTGCAGATTCCGTCCTGGCGCAGGAAATACTCAGCCTCAGCCTGGTCAACTATGTGGATGGCCAGGTGGAATCGGCTATTCGCGATGCCTGGGACGCCATATCACAGTCCGTGCCAGGGATTCCCCAGTGTGAAGTGCAAGTTACCCAAGACGGCGATGTATATTTGCTATTAGCAGAGTAGTGTATCCATCCAGATCAGCTTTTAACCCACTGCAGCACACTTCTATCGGTGTGCTGCAACTATTTCATTACCTTATATACAAGTTAACCTACTGTTTTATATAGCTATATTTACTGTTACGACTCCTGCTGGCACACCGCGCCAAAACTCCTACACTTAGTGTATAAGCTTAAAACACAGGATGGTGTACTGGTAATCCCATGGCGTTGGATCTTATCCCCTACCATAAGAAGAACGTGCTGATCATTGAAGATCTGGCAGAGATGCGTTCCTCCATGAAATCCATGTTGGCCAATATGGGTGTCCAGTCCATGGAGACTGTGAATAACGGTGAAGATGCGCTCGCCAAGTTGGCAATGAATCGCTATCACATCGTGTTCTCTGATTATGAATTGGGCCGGGGTAAGGATGGCCAGCAGATTCTGGAAGAGGTTCGTCACTCCGGGCTTATCCCCGCCTCCACTGTTTATATTATGGTTACCGCAGCCCAGACCGTCGAAATGGTAATGGGCGCCTTGGAATATGAGCCCGATGGCTACATCACCAAACCGGTTACGTTGGAAATCCTGCGCACCCGCTTGAATCGGATCATTCGCACCAAAGATGTGTACCGGGAAATCAATCTTGCCATTGATAAGAAAGACATCAATGGCGCGTTAGAGGCCTGTAACCGCTTGGCGGTGGAGAAACCTAAGTTCGCGCTTCCGGCCTACCGCATTAAGGGCAAACTACTGATCAGCGAAAAGCGCTTCGACGAAGCCAAGGACATTTACGACACCGTACTGGGCATCAAGCGCGTCGCCTGGGCGGTGCTGGGCATGGGTAAGGTGGAATATTTTCAGGGCAACTACGATGAAGCCCAAAAATTGTTGGAGAGTCTGGCCCAAACCCGTTCCAAGTATGTCGAAGCCTTTGACTGGCTTTCCAAAGTATTGGAATCCCAGGGTAAATTCAAAGCCGCTCAAAAAGTGCTGGAACAAGCCATCGCAGAATCCCCTAAATCCGTATTACGGCAGCAGGAACTGGCCAGGTTGGCGGAGCTGAATGGTGATATGGAAGCCATGTACAAAGGTTGCCGCAAAGCCACCGGTTTGTCGAAGAACTCGGTATTCAAAAATGCCGATAACCTGATTCGATATGCTAAGGCGCTTCAACCCAAGATCAAGCATGGCAGTATGCGTGATCAAAAGATCGCCATCAGCGAAGCCTTTGGTTTGGTGGAATCCGCCAAAACAGAATTCCATCTGAGCCTTTCCCAAATGGTGAAATGTGGATTGGTGGAAGCTCAAACTCTATTTAACAGCGGTAAAACGCTGGAAGGCAAGATGGCCTACCGTGCGGTTAGTACCATGATCAAAGACAGCAGCGCTCTGTCGTTGGATGATCAGCTGGATGTACTGGTGGCCAAGCTACAGTTCGAAGATGAGCCAGAGGCCCAAGCCTATGGCGATGATATTTTGAAAAAAATCGGCGGTAATCGGCGTCTGCAAACAAAGTACTATGGCATTCTTGATTTTCATCTGTCGAAGATACCGGAAGCTCGGCTGGAATTGCTGAAACGGCGTGGCAGTGAACTGCTGAGTATTAAGGAATATGAAGAGGCCTGGGAAGTGTTGTACAAAGCCACACGCCTGCCCTGTGCCGACGTTGACTGCCAACTGGACGCGCTGAAAGCCATTGTCAATTTATACAAGCAGGGGGAGCGTTCGTCTGATTACCTGGGTCAGGCCAACGAGCTGTTTAATCTGCTGCAGAACATGGACAGTGGCGATCCCCGTTACCCCTCGCTGGAAAAACTCCGACTGCAATGGGCCGAGCAACAACCTGATGACGAACAATCCGCAACTGGCTGATCAGCTACTCGCTGCTTCTATCCACGAAATCAAAAATCGCTTTGGGCTGGTGTTTTCGCAACTGGATCAGTTGCTGGCAGCATTGCCTTTGGATGAAAGCCTGAATCAAAGCGCAGAGCAGATTAAGAGCGAGGCAGAATTCATCGGCGCTGAATTGGTACGGGTGTTGGCCAGTTATAAAACCCTGGAGGGCGATAACCTGATCAATCAGGATCAGCAGTTTCTGGTTGATTTTCTGGAAGAGAAAGTGGCCCGCCATGCCAACACCATTCGCGCCCACCACCTGAATTTAAGCTACGACAGTGATGAGGAATTGGATGGTTTTTTCGACGCCGGTGTCGTCAATATCGTGCTGGATACGACAATCTACAATGCGGTGAAAGAGGGCGCCAAAACTATTCTTCTGAGCGCTGATTATGTGGATGACTATTATCTACGGATACAGGTTCACGACGATGGCCCCGGCTTTCCGGCATCCATGCTGGAAACAGATTTCTCGCAAGGGCAAATCAAAAGCGATAGTCAATCTACTGGACTGGGTTTGTTTTTCGCCCAGCGCCTGATCAGTCAGCATCAGGAAGGGGAAAAGCAGGGCCGGGTCGAACTGGGTAAAAGTGATCGTCTGTCCGGCGCCTGCGTCAGTCTGTTTCTACCGCAGTAGGTTAATGGCGTTACCAGCTAATGTCGCTGCCGAAGCTGGAGAACTTGGGCCCAGAGCTCATGTTGTCTGGCATACCAAGGTTTATCGGCCCGCTACCGAACATCGGGGCGGGAGCAGGAGCAGTTGCCGGTGCTAACGCAGCCGATGCCCTGACCGCATTCACTTGTAAGAAGTTCTCCACTCCAAAATTGTCTCTTAAAAAGGCCATATTACACATACCGTTTATATCGGCAGCCGGGTGTGCAGTCAGGTATTTTTGCATTGCCCAACCAGCCACAAAGGTTCCGGTTCGGCCTTGGCCATAGCCGCAATAAACCAACACAGCGCCCCCGGCATTGATCGCTGCATCGATTACGTTCGCCGCATTCTGTAGCTGAAAAACACTAGGTGGTTGGTAATCGCCAACCTGGTAATGATGATGACTGATATTCGCGTTATTCAGCAACGTTCTTCCAACCTTGGGAATATCGTAATGGTTAGCACTGATGACACAATTGATGCCCTTGGACTTCAGATAGGTGATTTCTACGGGCCCCAGGGCATGCTTGCTGTCATTCGACGTATAACCAGGCTGCGAAGCCCGTGCTACAGCACCGTTGAGTGTCCATTGAAAATTAGTAAAGCCCATTTCTTTTCTTGTATGATTTTGATACGAATTTAAGCCAAATAGTTGGGCGGTCATGATGAATACCTTAATTTTATGGGTTGTTACCTTTAAATACGCAGCAAGCGCCATAAAAGTTGCAGTAGTTTTTGGTATTTCTGGATTTACAGGCCGTACTCACGCAAAGGCTGCGGCTGTTCCATCGCAGACAATGCAAGTATCGAAGCTTTAACGCTAATCAGGCTATAATAGGCGCCTTTTGAATTCGAGCACTTCACGATCAAGGTTTTCCATGAGCGAACAGAACGCATCCGGCCCCAAACAGGCCCTGACTTTTCAGGAATTGATCCTCACCCTGCAGAACTTCTGGGCTTCCCAGGGCTGCGTGGTGATTCAGCCCTATGATATGGAGATGGGGGCCGGCACCTTTCATACCGCCACCTTCCTGCGGGCCATCGGGCCGGAAACCTGGAACGCCGCCTATGTACAGCCCAGCCGCCGTCCCACCGATGGTCGCTATGGTGAGAACCCGAATCGATTACAGCACTATTATCAGTTCCAGGTGGTGCTGAAACCATCTCCTTCCAACATCCAGGATCTGTATCTGGAATCCCTGCGACTGCTGGGGATCGACACCAACGCCCATGACGTGCGCTTTGTGGAAGATAACTGGGAATCCCCCACCTTGGGTGCCTGGGGCTTGGGTTGGGAGGTTTGGCTCAACGGGATGGAGGTCACTCAGTTCACCTATTTTCAACAGGTGGGTGGGGTAGAGTGTTATCCCGTCACCGGTGAGATCACCTACGGTCTTGAGCGGCTGTGCATGTACCTGCAAGGGGTAGACTCTGTTTACGATCTGGTCTGGACCGACGGCCCCTTCGGTAAAGTAACCTACGGCGACGTGTTTCATCAAAATGAGGTGGAGATGTCCACCTACAACTTTGAACACGCCAACGTAGCCAAGCTGTTTGAATTGTTCGATTACTATGAAGCGGAATCCCTGAACCTGATGGAAAAAGAACTGCCGCTGCCCGCTTATGAAATGGTGGTTAAAGCGTCTCATACCTTCAACCTGCTGGATGCCCGCCGCGCCATCTCGGTCACCGAGCGCCAACGGTATATTTTGCGAGTACGCACCCTGGCACGCAATATCGCCAAGAGCTATCTGAAGGCACGTGCCAAACTCGGCTTCCCCATGGCCCCCGCCACACTGCGGGATGAAGTGTTGGCCAAACTGGCCCAGGAGGACGCAGCATGAGCACTCAGGATTTTCTGGTAGAGTTGGGCACTGAAGAGCTGCCACCCAAAGCACTGAAAAAACTTTCACAGAGTTTCTGTGACGGCATTGTAAAAGGTCTGGCCAGCGCGGGTTTGCCCCACGGCGATGTACATGCCTACGCCGCGCCACGGCGATTGGCCGTGCTGGTCAAGGCACTGTCTACACAACAGCCGGATTGCATACAGAATATTGATGGCCCGCCGGTAAAAGCGGCGTTTGACGCAGACGGTCAACCCACCAAAGCGGCCTTGGGCTTTGCCAGAAAGAATGGTGTCGAGGTTGATCAGCTGGATCGCTCCGGTGCCAAGCTTCGCTACGTTCAGGAAGTAAAAGGTAACCCGGCGAAAGATTTGTTACCCGACATCGTTGCACAATCATTGAATGATTTGCCTATTCCAAAGCGTATGCGTTGGGGTGCATCCCGGGTTGAGTTTGTTCGGCCCACACAGTGGCTGGTGATGCTGTTAGGCAACGACGTTGTAGAGTGCGAAATACTCGCGCAGAAGGCTGGTCACGAATCACGGGGCCATCGCTTTCATCATCCAGAAAAAGTACGCATCAGTGCGCCTGCCAATTATCTCGAAGATATGCGGGCCGCCTGGGTTATTGCCGATTTTGAAGAGCGCCGAACGTTAATTCAAAAACGCGTACACGAATTGGCAGCCAAGGAAAATGGCATTGCCATTGTTCCCGACGAGCTGCTGGATGAAGTAACCGCGTTGGTGGAATGGCCTGTACCGTTGGTGTGTTCCTTTGAGGAGCGTTTTTTGGCGGTGCCGCAGGAAGCATTGATTTTAACCATGCAGGATAATCAAAAGTATTTCTGTTTACTGGATGCCAATCAAAAACTGTTGCCACGCTTTATTACTGTAGCCAACTTGGAAAGTACCCAGCCTGAATTCATTGTTGAAGGTAATGAAAAGGTGGTTCGCCCCCGCTTGAATGATGCTGAATTCTTTTTCAAGCAGGACAAAAAGAACACATTGGAATCTCACAATCAACGTTTACAAAATGTGGTGTTTCAAGCCGAGTTGGGCAGTGTCTATGATAAGGCCGCCCGTGTTGCCAAGCTTGCCGGCTACATTGCCAGAACGCTGGGCTCGGATGCTCAATTGGCAGAAAGGGCGGGCTTGCTTTCAAAATGTGATTTATCCACTGAGATGGTGGGTGAGTTCCCCGAACTGCAGGGCATCATGGGAACTTATTATGCGCGTCACGATGGCGAGCACGATGAAGTGGCATTGGCATTGAACGAGCAGTACCAACCTCGCTTTGCAGGTGATGCACTGCCTTCAACTGTTACCGGTCAAGCCGTCGCCGTTGCCGAGAAAGTTGATACACTGATTGGTATATTGGGTATTGGCAAACACCCTACCGGTGATAAA containing:
- a CDS encoding fibronectin type III domain-containing protein, encoding MKFVHFNFIKCITGAMLCASIGLTTNSHALAPVNTDPTTPPDLGLPAAPTLSVSRSSISLSLSMKDSSNEEDGYFIQMRNSSNQWVTVRSSGPLHSYQSISDTRWGLKPDTRYCFRGAAFNAMGNSYSKIKCAYTYDGNENSVWRVQLAVETGAGVHSGTNDQVWVRMNSSSVNEYPHGNLTVVDYPFSDFSRVTTHTVDLNLTGLSQMSDINTLSLYKQGTDDWCIKSVKLLVNGIEVFVKDYSSASSDCQIMPSLFPGFDMLSFDRSTLRTANAWHSYDEDIALSLLGTFGIRNTELVSRLSGMIGHKMYFNELSWRDGYYDTPISITPVCNSANQCDRLNVDLNLLADVSILDLGNLHPNVDINFDLLVECGTNELIISTENFSVSADSVLAQEILSLSLVNYVDGQVESAIRDAWDAISQSVPGIPQCEVQVTQDGDVYLLLAE
- a CDS encoding NAD(P)H-quinone oxidoreductase, producing MKAIVIGADKSLSWQQLDSEPAPGPSQVAIKVHATAVNRADLMQRAGLYPPPPGASAVLGLECAGEISAVGDAVTQWQVGDRVCALLAGGGYAETVVCHADHVLPIPAGFSFSDAAALPEVFATAWLNLFMLAELKPGQKALLHAGASGVGTAAIQLCKAMGNPVFVTVGDQTKLDTCLQLGADGGHVRSDGEFENAVKTWAGKSGVSAILDPVGGNYLEQNVRCLDTDGSLVIIGLMGGRSAPLDIGRLLVKRIRVVGSTLRSRDDSSKAEIITQLKQRIWPLFDSGAIKPIIHSRFPIEEADAAFALVASNQTIGKVILELPR
- a CDS encoding sensor histidine kinase — its product is MTNNPQLADQLLAASIHEIKNRFGLVFSQLDQLLAALPLDESLNQSAEQIKSEAEFIGAELVRVLASYKTLEGDNLINQDQQFLVDFLEEKVARHANTIRAHHLNLSYDSDEELDGFFDAGVVNIVLDTTIYNAVKEGAKTILLSADYVDDYYLRIQVHDDGPGFPASMLETDFSQGQIKSDSQSTGLGLFFAQRLISQHQEGEKQGRVELGKSDRLSGACVSLFLPQ
- a CDS encoding tetratricopeptide repeat protein, yielding MAENTPTLTALVYKKLVESQQALRDKKLDSSMAILQGIANNVENTPYDNAMIWHMLGYIHYEQGDLKSAAEAFERVFEFDVPQSLSQSNHKILAQTYMAMDRYKEALPHLRNWLEHADRDQEEVHVLIAHCLYEIKQFKSAVSHLQTAIDSYRVMGKAPLEPWLNLLQASLAQMDDVKHRIDTIKLLLAWYPKPEYWLALASSYAQLEKMDNYLAILALAQRKELLTSESQYVSLASVYFAQGAPQKATEMLEEGMHKQLVQRNVRNLRFLASAYSMAREFQAALIPLRQAAALSEDGELDIMLGNALYQLGRWQEASAALAKGLEKGEVKHTTTAWLLLGQSLLNLKQYDDAIAAFEQAALDEQRADQAQQWLKYVRYEKERQEKLKLEAS
- a CDS encoding MotA/TolQ/ExbB proton channel family protein, producing the protein MMIRFCSRRPRLPAFIFCSALIGSLILGLIAPVQAASPWQPKPEIESLDELLDLVKEGRIEQSKENNAREQRFKQDQSKQQSLLDDAIKERKKLERRSELLEATYDENKKKLDVLSLRLTDRLGSLKELFAHLQTSTSEVSGQLQQSITSVEFPSRFLELEELSDHLGSSRTLPRINDIEQLWFQMQREMIESGKIKHLNLEVITTEGQPVMADVVRIGAFNLLSGDRYLQFIPETGKVIDLNRQPARYMLGYAEDFTQSTEGFNAVAIDPTRGALLNMLLDAPDFVDRVEQGGFIGYVILIIGAIGVILALERIMFLIITTRKVADQMRLKEVRRDNPLGRVVLTYEQNKSLPLESLELKLGEAILRERGPLEKHLTLIKIVSVIAPLLGLLGTVTGMINTFQTITLFGTGDPKLMAGGISQALVTTVLGLSVAIPVVFFHTLASTRSKAIISVLEEQSTGLVAERAEQEHT
- a CDS encoding ExbD/TolR family protein; the protein is MRRPFYRVTEDEDTGIDMTPMLDIVFILLIFFVVTASFVKETGIDVNRPQAKTAITKETANIKIAIDANDVIWIDRRQIDDRSVKPMLERMHIENPQGALIVQADRKSTNDKLVRVMDAARQAGINSISIAAVDQ
- a CDS encoding energy transducer TonB, which produces MIVRRYIIAFFIAFGVVTFLFALMITLIKTSEVPVSSNGALNMVDFIRSKKDRDLELEQAKPEPPPQPAKPPPPAELQMESVSNIAGESFTISEQPVTDSFSVEPGFSMGEGDGEYLPIYRVPPQYPRKALFDRVEGWVVVEFTIGTQGEVKNPRVVKSEPRGIFDQAALDAVKRFRFKARTIGGTPVEVSGIQNRIRFKLKK
- a CDS encoding response regulator — encoded protein: MALDLIPYHKKNVLIIEDLAEMRSSMKSMLANMGVQSMETVNNGEDALAKLAMNRYHIVFSDYELGRGKDGQQILEEVRHSGLIPASTVYIMVTAAQTVEMVMGALEYEPDGYITKPVTLEILRTRLNRIIRTKDVYREINLAIDKKDINGALEACNRLAVEKPKFALPAYRIKGKLLISEKRFDEAKDIYDTVLGIKRVAWAVLGMGKVEYFQGNYDEAQKLLESLAQTRSKYVEAFDWLSKVLESQGKFKAAQKVLEQAIAESPKSVLRQQELARLAELNGDMEAMYKGCRKATGLSKNSVFKNADNLIRYAKALQPKIKHGSMRDQKIAISEAFGLVESAKTEFHLSLSQMVKCGLVEAQTLFNSGKTLEGKMAYRAVSTMIKDSSALSLDDQLDVLVAKLQFEDEPEAQAYGDDILKKIGGNRRLQTKYYGILDFHLSKIPEARLELLKRRGSELLSIKEYEEAWEVLYKATRLPCADVDCQLDALKAIVNLYKQGERSSDYLGQANELFNLLQNMDSGDPRYPSLEKLRLQWAEQQPDDEQSATG
- a CDS encoding MotA/TolQ/ExbB proton channel family protein; protein product: MWAVLEAFAIVRDFHFAGGIVLWTIGINTLLMWTMICERVLYYRFALPKDVNRVTHAWFSRDDRSSWYAQQIRQRLVADISIHAHFSLPVIKTLITLCPLFGLLGTVTGMIEIFDVMNAFGMNNTRSMASGISKATLPTMAGMGSAIFGLMAYRTLLRYYEKQVQAIADQLSLSTRGITS